One Mugil cephalus isolate CIBA_MC_2020 chromosome 10, CIBA_Mcephalus_1.1, whole genome shotgun sequence genomic window carries:
- the eif4g2b gene encoding eukaryotic translation initiation factor 4 gamma 2b produces the protein MVSPVQIVQHEANNCKIIREFLQMKYVIVMIDVGRNAPFSPSPPIILILLSILHCQAAKVESVIAEGGASRFSASSGGGGGRGAPQHYPKTVGNSEFLGKTPGQSVQRWVPSRSTRRDANSSNEKERHDAIFRKVRGILNKLTPEKFDKLCLELLNVGVDSKLVLKGIILLIVDKALEEPKYSSLYAQLCLRLAEDAPNFDGPSSEIQTSQKQSTTFRRLLISKLQDEFENRTRNVEIYDKHDNPLTSEEEEQRAIAKIKMLGNIKFIGELGKLDLIHESILHKCIKTLLEKKKRVQLKDMGEDLECLCQIMRTVGPRLDHEKAKSLMDQYFGRMRSLMNNKDLPARIRFLLQDTVELRENNWVPRKAFIDNGPKTINQIRQDAVKDLGVFIPAPMSQGMRMDFFLESPFMPNRMKLDRETLGGLADMFGQMPGSGIGTGPGVIQDRYSPTMGRHRTNPLFNGHSGHIATPPQSQFDMVPKPFVKSNQVQNQHFLNQNQNHMAQQQAQSKDMPPRFSKKGQLNADEISLRPAQSFLLNKNQVPKLQPQIPTMMPPSAQPPRTQTPPLGQPPQLGLKTNPPPIQEKPQKTNKKPPPAKEELLKMTEAIMTEYLNTKNLTEAVSGVREMKAPKHFLPEMLSKIIVCSLDRPDEDKEHASTLVHTLRTEGLITGENFMQAFLNVLDQCPKIEVDVPLVKSYLAQFAARAIIAELVSVAELAHPLENGTHFPLFLLCLQQTAKLKDREWLTDLFQQSKVNMQKMLPEIDQNKDRMLEILEGKGLSFLFPLLKLEKELLKQIKADPSPQSIYKWIKDNISPKLHTDKGFVNILMTSFLQYISQELCVAEGDEQLSAPSKEQLEQEKQLLLAFKPVMQKFLHDHTELQVSALYALQVHCNANGFPKGMLLRYFVNFYDMEIIEEEAFLAWKEDITQEFPGKGKALFQVNQWLTWLETAEEEESEDEAD, from the exons ATGGTCAGTCCAGTCCAGATTGTTCAG CACGAGGCCAACAACTGCAAAATCATCCGagaatttctgcagatgaaataTGTGATAGTGATGATAGATGTAGGGCGAAATG caCCGTTTTCCCCATCCCCTCctattattcttattcttttgAGTATTCTTCATTGTCAAGCCGCCAAAGTGGAGAGTGTGATTGCAGAAGGGGGTGCTTCTCGTTTCAG TGCTTCTtcggggggaggaggtggtagGGGTGCACCTCAGCACTATCCCAAGACTGTCGGCaacag CGAGTTCCTGGGGAAAACCCCAGGGCAAAGCGTTCAGAGATGGGTTCCTTCACGAAGCACTAGACGAGATGCCAACTCCAGCAACGAAAAAGAGCGACATGATGCAATCTTCAGGAAAGTGAGAGG CATACTCAACAAACTCACGCCTGAGAAGTTTGACAAGCTATGCCTTGAGCTCCTGAACGTGGGCGTAGATTCAAAACTCGTCCTTAAAGGAATCATCTTGCTG ATTGTAGACAAAGCCCTAGAAGAGCCGAAGTATAGCTCGCTCTATGCTCAGCTATGTCTGCGCTTGGCAGAGGACGCACCAAACTTTGATGGCCCTTCATCTGAGATCCAAACATCCCAAAAGCAGAGCACA ACCTTCAGAAGACTGCTGATTTCCAAGCTTCAAGATGAATTTGAAAACCGCACCAGAAATGTTGAAA TCTATGACAAACATGACAACCCTCTTActtctgaggaggaggagcagcgtgCCATTGCCAAGATCAAGATGCTTGGTAACATTAAATTCATCGGGGAACTTGGCAAACTCGACCTCATCCATGAATCTATCCTTCATAAGTGCATCAAAACA CttctggaaaagaagaagagagtcCAGCTCAAGGATATGGGGGAGGATCTGGAATGCCTCTGTCAGATAATGAGAACGGTGGGGCCGAGACTCGACCATGAGAAAGCCAAG TCTTTAATGGATCAGTACTTTGGCCGTATGCGATCCTTAATGAACAACAAGGATTTGCCTGCTAGGATCCGCTTCCTGCTGCAAGACACAGTGGAACTGCGAGAAAACAACTGGGTCCCCCGCAAGGCTTTCATCGACAACGGACCAAAGACGATTAACCAGATCCGTCAGGATGCAGTGAAA GATTTGGGTGTTTTCATCCCTGCACCCATGTCTCAGGGGATGAGGATGGACTTCTTCTTGGAAAGCCCTTTCATGCCCAACAGAATGAAACTGGACAGGGAGACTCTCGGAGGATTGGCTGACATGTTTGGACAGATGCCAg GCAGTGGAATTGGAACTGGCCCGGGGGTTATTCAGGACAGGTACTCGCCCACTATGGGTCGTCATCGCACCAACCCGCTCTTCAACGGCCACAGTGGCCATATCGCCACGCCACCGCAGTCACAGTTTGACATGGTGCCCAAGCCTTTTGTTAAGTCCAACCAG GTTCAGAACCAGCATTTCctcaaccagaaccagaaccacatggCCCAGCAGCAGGCCCAGTCCAAGGACATGCCTCCACGATTCAGCAAGAAAGGACAGCTCAACGCAGACGAG ATCAGCCTGAGGCCTGCTCAGTCATTCCTCCTCAATAAGAACCAGGTGCCCAAGCTCCAGCCACAGATCCCTACCATGATGCCTCCCAGCGCCCAGCCTCCACGCACTCAAACCCCTCCTCTGGGACAG CCTCCACAGCTTGGCCTGAAGACCAACCCTCCTCCCATTCAAGAGAAAcctcagaaaacaaacaagaaaccGCCTCCTGCCAAGGAGGAACTTCTGAAGATGACG GAGGCAATCATGACTGAGTACTTGAACACTAAGAACCTGACTGAGGCTGTGAGTGGCGTGCGGGAGATGAAGGCTCCGAAGCATTTCCTGCCAGAGATGCTCAGTAAGATCATTGTGTGTTCCCTGGACCGTCCCGATGAGGACAAGGAGCATGCCAGCACTCTGGTTCACACACTCCGCACCGAGGGCCTCATCACTGGAGAGAACTTCATGCAG GCTTTCCTCAACGTCCTGGACCAGTGCCCTAAGATCGAGGTGGACGTGCCCCTGGTCAAGTCCTATCTGGCCCAGTTTGCGGCTCGGGCCATCATCGCAGAGCTGGTGAGCGTGGCGGAGCTGGCTCACCCCCTAGAGAACGGCACCCACTTCCCACTCTTTCTGCTGTGCCTGCAACAAACAGCCAAGCTGAAGGACCGTGAGTGGCTCACCGACCTCTTCCAGCAGAGTAAGGTCAACATGCAGAAGATGCTCCCAG AAATCGACCAGAACAAGGACCGCATGCTGGAGATCCTGGAGGGGAAGGGCCTGAGCTTCCTGTTCCCGCTACTGaagctggagaaggagctgcTGAAGCAGATAAAGGCAGACCCGTCTCCACAGTCCATCTACAAGTGGATCAAAGACAACATTTCACCCAAGCTTCACACTGACAAAGGCTTTGTCAACATCCTCATGACCAG TTTCCTCCAGTACATCTCTCAGGAGCTGTGCGTGGCGGAGGGCGACGAGCAGCTGTCGGCCCCCTccaaagagcagctggagcaggagaagcagctgctgctggcctTCAAGCCCGTCATGCAGAAGTTCTTGCACGACCACACCGAGCTGCAGGTCAGCGCCCTCTATGCCTTGCAGGTGCACTGCAACGCCAACGGGTTCCCTAAAG GCATGCTGCTGCGCTACTTTGTCAACTTCTACGACATGGAGATCATTGAAGAAGAAGCCTTCCTTGCATGGAAAGAAGACATTACCCAAGAATTCcctggaaaaggaaaagcttTATTCCAG GTAAACCAGTGGCTCACCTGGCTGGAGACcgcagaagaggaggagtctGAGGATGAAGCAGACTGA
- the LOC125014654 gene encoding microtubule-associated tumor suppressor 1 homolog yields the protein MSIRAKSHTDLQTAGMSSLDDSLYKPYSMSSSNVNRGSRFGNGVTEEVKVLPRRPVRAVRPVSASGSFLQINHLQGELVRKRKECEDLKKANKYLSNEIHMERIVMRTENELTMRNLRNLNQELQAEVKELKQKLYQSQQRATLCSRAADEAEESRGEAEKSRALAEARALGCQRDKDVAEADRGRLSEELQQLKKEHADVQLSLAKTEKNYFETKLKLDRVSGEKQALLQENRSLEADRDDLRHKLRQVTQENVQIKESELNWRRRAIASEEESKKASQAQREADAERRLAEKERQERTAECLSWREKHQQLANTLRAQEDLKALRQNKACQANIKSYFLCMTESDQRVKILKNPDGAPRNFTESDPVYISTPDSSAEEPERSPSRTMFRVSAPSTGRDLGPSHFDDLPAFGGDRPDSAPARRSRKVVEYFWIPTDQE from the exons ATGTCAATCAGAGCCAAGTCCCACACTGACCTGCAGACGGCCGGCATGTCCTCGCTGGACGACAGCCTCTACAAGCCGTACTCCATGAGCAGCAGCAACGTTAACAGGGGCAGCCGGTTCGGGAACGGGGTGACAGAAGAGGTCAAAGTTCTCCCCAGGAGGCCCGTGAGGGCGGTCAGACCGGTCAGCGCCAGCGGATCCTTCCTCCAGATCAATCACTTGCAAGGAGAGCTGGTCAGGAAGAGGAAG GAATGTGAGGATCTGAAGAAAGCAAACAAGTACTTATCAAATGAGATCCACATGGAGAGGATCGTGATGCGCACAGAGAACGAACTGACCATGAGGAACCTCAGGAACCTGAACCAGGAGCTGCAGGCTGAAGTCAAAGAG CTGAAGCAGAAGCTGTACCAGAGCCAGCAGAGGGCCACGTTGTGCTCGCGAGCTGCAGACGAGGCCGAGGAGTCCAGGGGGGAGGCCGAGAAGAGCAGGGCCCTGGCTGAGGCTAGGGCCCTCGGTTGTCAGCGGGACAAGGACGTAGCCGAAGCCGACAGGGGACGCCTGAGcgaagagctgcagcagcttaaGAAGGAG CATGCTGATGTGCAGCTCTCACTggcaaaaacagagaagaattACTTTGAGACCAAACTGAAGCTAGACCGGGTGTCTGGGGAGAAACAGGCCTTGCTGCAGGAGAACAGGAGCCTGGAGGCAGACAGAGACGACCTCCGACACAAGCTGAGACAGGTCACACAAGAAAATGTCCAAATTAAAGAGAG tgagcTGAATTGGAGGCGAAGAGCAATAgcttcagaggaggagagcaaaaAGGCCAGCCAGGCTCAGAGGGAGGCCGACGCAGAGAGGCGCCTGGCTGAGAAGGAGAGGCAGGAGAGAACGGCCGAGTGCCTCAGCTGGAGGGAGAAGCATCAGCAGTTGGCCAACACGCTCCGAGCTCAGGAGGACCTGAAGGCTCTGAGGCAGAATAAAGCA TGTCAAGCCAACATCAAGAGCTACTTCCTGTGCATGACAGAGAGCGATCAGAGGGTAAAAATCCTCAAAAATCCAGACGGCGCCCCGAGAAACTTCACG GAAAGCGATCCTGTGTACATCTCCACTCCAGATTCCAGTGCTGAGGAGCCCGAGAGGAGTCCATCCAG GACCATGTTCAGGGTTTCTGCCCCAAGCACAGGGAGGGATCTGGGTCCGAGTCACTTCGATGACCTGCCAGCCTTCGGAGGGGACCGACCCGACTCCGCCCCTGCGCGCAGAAGTAGGAAGGTGGTGGAATACTTCTGGATCCCCACAGACCAGGAGTGA
- the lyve1b gene encoding lymphatic vessel endothelial hyaluronic receptor 1b: MAGLCSFTPFLLRCFAALLLASQASLNRAVPQSQRAAGVLMLLEGGRYTFNFSAASAACLYLNVTMATRAQMERALNNGLETCKFGWIAERIAVVPRLKPDSNCGKGKTGVVEWAAQADRKFGAFCFNASDLEQSQKTTTAAPQSSTSSTSLMALTRASTPATPTVGSTPAPPPSTEKLKTTKPTEQSHSTAAFTLPVKTASSARISPSASPSIKPFSTHIPSSLPHIITSKATSVSFAFFTSVQVFNFSGSSGSVPPQPQNSAKRPLGDVYTALIILGIIVVLLAAAGAVWYYKLNMFRSWPKRQLMDDIQTEMWMHTDCEDSQHGAEEEEDDENESYRKYSSEITLCVNPNINANSV, encoded by the exons ATGGCAGGACTGTGCAGTTTTACCCCGTTTTTACTCCGGTGCTTTGCAGCCTTGTTGCTGGCCTCTCAGGCCAGCCTAAATAGAG CTGTCCCTCAGAGTCAAAGAGCCGCTGGAGTCCTCATGCTCCTTGAAGGAGGACGGTACACCTTCAACTTCTCCGCTGCCAGCGCCGCCTGTCTATATCTGAACGTCACCATGGCGACCAGGGCCCAGATGGAGCGAGCGTTGAATAACGGGCTGGAGACATGCAA ATTTGGCTGGATAGCTGAACGGATTGCGGTCGTCCCACGACTTAAACCCGACAGCAACTGTGGAAAGGGCAAAACTGGGGTGGTGGAGTGGGCCGCACAGGCAGATAGAAAGTTTGGTGCCTTCTGCTTCAATGCGTCAG ATTTGGAGCAAtctcagaaaacaacaacagctgctccacaatcctccacatcctccaccTCACTGATGGCTCTGACCCGAGCCTCGACACCTGCCACACCCACGGTCGGGTCGACACCCGCTCCTCCGCCTTCAACAGAGAAGCTAAAAACTACAAAACCTACTGAGCAGTCACACTCAACGGCAGCCTTTACTCTCCCGGTCAAAACAGCAAGTTCGGCGAGGATTTCCCCATCTGCCTCACCCTCTATAAAACCTTTCTCCACCCATatcccttcttctcttcctcacaTTATCACCTCAAAAGCCACTTCCGTCAGCTTTGCCTTTTTTACTTCTGTTCAGGTCTTCAATTTCTCTGGTTCCTCAGGGTCAGTGCCGCCACAGCCTCAGAACTCTGCAAAGCGTCCTCTAGGAG ACGTATATACAGCACTCATCATTCTTGGCATCATTGTGGTGCTCCTGGCAGCAGCAGGTGCCGTGTGGTACTACAAACT AAATATGTTTCGGTCTTGGCCTAAGAGGCAGCTCATGGACGACATACAGACAGAGATGTGGATGCACACTGACTGCGAGGATAGTCAGCATGGagcggaggaggaagaagacgatGAAAACGAATCATACAGGAAGTACTCCAGTGAAATCACACTCTGTGTCAATCCAAACATAAACGCAAACTCTGTGTGA